A genomic region of Mesobacillus jeotgali contains the following coding sequences:
- the secE gene encoding preprotein translocase subunit SecE, translated as MQRITNFFSEVGREMRKVSWPRRKELTRYTITVLSTVAFAALFFAVLDLGISELIRLILE; from the coding sequence ATGCAGCGCATCACTAATTTTTTCAGTGAAGTTGGACGTGAAATGAGAAAGGTCAGCTGGCCTAGACGCAAAGAACTGACTCGCTACACGATTACGGTTCTGTCTACAGTTGCTTTTGCTGCTCTATTCTTCGCAGTGTTAGACCTAGGTATTTCTGAATTGATTCGCTTAATTCTTGAATAA
- the rplA gene encoding 50S ribosomal protein L1: protein MAKKGKKYLEAAKLVDRAQAYTAADAIELAKKTSTVKFDATVEAAFRLGVDPKKADQQIRGAVVLPNGTGKTQRVLVFAKGEKLKEAEAAGADYVGDAEYINKIQQGWFEFDVIVATPDMMGEVGKLGRVLGPKGLMPNPKTGTVTFDVTKAVNEIKAGKVEYRVDKSGNIHVPIGKVSFEDGKLVENFNTIFETMMKVKPAAAKGTYMKNVTISTTMGPGVKVDPSTVK from the coding sequence ATGGCTAAAAAAGGTAAAAAGTATCTTGAAGCTGCTAAGCTTGTAGATCGTGCTCAAGCATATACAGCTGCTGATGCAATTGAGCTTGCTAAAAAGACAAGCACTGTTAAATTTGATGCTACAGTTGAAGCTGCTTTCCGTTTGGGCGTAGACCCTAAGAAAGCTGACCAGCAAATCCGTGGAGCAGTTGTGCTTCCAAACGGTACTGGTAAAACTCAACGTGTACTAGTATTCGCTAAAGGCGAAAAGTTAAAAGAAGCAGAAGCTGCTGGCGCAGACTATGTTGGCGATGCAGAATACATCAACAAGATCCAGCAAGGCTGGTTCGAATTTGACGTAATCGTTGCAACACCTGACATGATGGGTGAAGTTGGTAAGCTTGGTCGCGTATTGGGACCTAAAGGCTTAATGCCAAACCCTAAGACTGGCACAGTTACTTTCGATGTAACGAAAGCAGTTAACGAAATCAAAGCTGGTAAAGTAGAATACCGCGTTGATAAGTCTGGTAACATCCACGTACCTATCGGAAAAGTTTCTTTCGAAGACGGAAAGCTTGTTGAAAACTTCAACACTATCTTCGAAACTATGATGAAGGTTAAGCCAGCTGCAGCAAAAGGAACTTACATGAAGAACGTTACGATCTCTACTACAATGGGACCTGGCGTTAAAGTAGATCCTTCAACTGTAAAATAA
- the rpoB gene encoding DNA-directed RNA polymerase subunit beta, which translates to MTGQLVQYGRHRQRRSYARISEVLELPNLIEIQTSSYQWFLDEGLREMFQDISPIEDFTGNLSLEFIDYSLGEPKYPVEESKERDVTYSAPLRVKVRLVNKETGEVKDQDVFMGDFPLMTETGTFVINGAERVIVSQLVRSPSVYYSGKLDKNGKKGFTATVIPNRGAWLEYETDAKDVVYVRIDRTRKLPVTVLLRALGFGSDQEIIDLIGDNEYIRNTLEKDNTESTEKALLEIYERLRPGEPPTVDNAKSLLVSRFFDPKRYDLANVGRYKINKKLHIKNRLFGQKLAETLVDPETGEIIAEKGVTLDRRTLDKIIPALEKNVGFKDFSPYGGVVEEDVTLQSIKIYAPNDEGEKEINVLGNAYVPEPIKNITPADIISSISYFFNLLHGVGDTDDIDHLGNRRLRSVGELLQNQFRIGLSRMERVVRERMSIQDTNTITPQQLINIRPVIASIKEFFGSSQLSQFMDQTNPLAELTHKRRLSALGPGGLTRERAGFEVRDVHYSHYGRMCPIETPEGPNIGLINSLSSFAKVNRFGFIETPYRRVDPETGKVTSHFDYLTADEEDNYVVAQANARLADDGSFIDDEVIARFRGENTVVKRDRVDYMDVSPKQVVSAATACIPFLENDDSNRALMGANMQRQAVPLMQPEAPIVGTGMEHVNAKDSGAAVICKHEGIVEHVEARQVWVRRVTEVDGQEVKGDLDKYRMLKFIRSNQGTCYNQRPIVSLGDRVVKGEILADGPSMEKGELALGRNVLVGFMTWNGYNYEDAIIMSERLVKDDVYTSIHIEEYESESRDTKLGPEEITRDIPNVGEDALRNLDERGIIRVGAEVKDGDLLVGKVTPKGVTELTAEERLLHAIFGEKAREVRDTSLRVPHGGGGIVLDVKVFNREDGDELPPGVNQLVRAYIVQKRKISEGDKMAGRHGNKGVISKILPEEDMPFLPDGTPVDIMLNPLGVPSRMNIGQVLELHLGMAARYLGIHVASPVFDGAREEDVWSTIQEAGMARDAKTVLYDGRTGEPFDNRVSVGVMYMIKLAHMVDDKLHARSTGPYSLVTQQPLGGKAQFGGQRFGEMEVWALEAYGAAYTLQEILTVKSDDVVGRVKTYEAIVKGENVPEPGVPESFKVLMKELQSLGMDVKILSGDEKEIEMRDFDDEEELQHAETLTIAPETEEMDSEKVGMKE; encoded by the coding sequence TTGACAGGTCAACTAGTTCAGTATGGACGACACCGCCAACGTAGAAGTTATGCTCGCATCAGTGAAGTTTTGGAATTGCCGAATTTGATTGAAATTCAAACCTCTTCCTATCAGTGGTTTCTTGATGAGGGCCTCCGTGAAATGTTCCAGGACATTTCACCGATTGAAGACTTTACTGGTAACTTATCGTTAGAGTTTATCGATTACAGTCTTGGCGAACCGAAATATCCAGTGGAAGAATCAAAAGAAAGAGATGTCACTTACTCTGCACCATTGCGAGTAAAGGTCCGCCTTGTGAATAAGGAAACAGGTGAAGTTAAGGATCAGGATGTCTTCATGGGCGATTTCCCGCTTATGACAGAAACTGGCACGTTTGTAATTAACGGTGCTGAGAGGGTTATCGTTTCCCAGTTAGTGCGTTCACCAAGTGTGTACTACAGCGGAAAACTTGATAAGAACGGGAAGAAAGGGTTCACTGCGACCGTTATTCCTAACCGTGGCGCCTGGTTAGAGTATGAAACAGATGCCAAGGATGTTGTATATGTAAGGATCGATCGTACGAGGAAACTCCCTGTTACGGTTCTTTTGCGTGCATTAGGGTTCGGTTCTGATCAAGAAATCATTGATCTGATCGGTGATAACGAATATATCCGTAATACTCTTGAAAAAGACAACACGGAAAGTACGGAAAAAGCGCTTCTTGAAATTTACGAGCGTCTCCGTCCAGGCGAACCGCCTACAGTTGACAATGCAAAAAGCTTGCTGGTATCAAGATTCTTTGATCCAAAGCGCTATGACCTTGCAAATGTAGGGCGTTATAAAATCAACAAAAAGCTTCATATTAAAAACCGTTTATTCGGGCAAAAGCTTGCAGAAACATTAGTGGATCCTGAAACAGGGGAAATCATCGCTGAGAAGGGCGTCACATTAGACCGCCGTACACTCGATAAGATCATACCTGCGCTGGAGAAGAATGTTGGCTTCAAGGATTTCAGCCCATATGGCGGCGTGGTTGAAGAGGACGTAACTCTGCAAAGCATTAAAATCTATGCTCCGAATGATGAGGGCGAGAAAGAAATTAATGTTTTAGGAAACGCTTATGTCCCTGAACCGATTAAAAATATCACACCTGCTGATATCATTTCATCCATCAGCTACTTCTTTAACTTGCTGCATGGTGTTGGCGATACAGATGACATCGACCATTTAGGAAACAGACGCCTTCGTTCTGTTGGTGAACTGTTGCAGAACCAATTCCGTATTGGTTTGTCCAGAATGGAGCGTGTAGTCCGTGAAAGGATGTCCATCCAGGACACAAATACGATTACACCACAGCAATTAATCAATATCCGCCCGGTAATTGCGTCCATTAAAGAGTTCTTTGGAAGCTCCCAGCTTTCACAGTTCATGGACCAGACAAATCCGCTGGCTGAATTAACACATAAAAGGCGTCTTTCTGCATTGGGACCTGGTGGTCTTACACGTGAGCGCGCTGGCTTCGAAGTGCGTGACGTTCACTACTCCCACTACGGACGTATGTGTCCGATTGAAACGCCGGAAGGTCCAAACATTGGTTTGATCAACTCACTTTCAAGTTTCGCGAAGGTTAACCGCTTCGGATTCATCGAGACTCCGTACCGCCGCGTTGATCCGGAAACGGGTAAAGTGACAAGCCATTTCGATTACTTAACAGCTGATGAAGAAGATAACTATGTAGTAGCACAGGCGAATGCTCGTCTTGCTGATGATGGTTCTTTCATTGATGATGAAGTAATAGCGCGTTTCCGCGGTGAAAACACTGTTGTTAAGCGTGACCGCGTCGATTATATGGACGTATCACCTAAGCAGGTTGTATCCGCAGCGACCGCGTGTATCCCGTTCTTGGAAAACGATGACTCCAACCGTGCACTGATGGGTGCGAACATGCAACGTCAGGCTGTTCCGTTGATGCAGCCGGAAGCACCAATCGTAGGTACGGGAATGGAGCACGTGAATGCAAAGGATTCCGGTGCTGCAGTGATCTGTAAGCATGAAGGGATTGTCGAACACGTTGAAGCTCGTCAAGTATGGGTTCGCCGTGTTACTGAAGTAGACGGTCAGGAAGTCAAGGGTGACCTTGATAAATACCGCATGCTTAAGTTCATTCGTTCCAATCAGGGTACTTGCTATAACCAGCGCCCAATCGTAAGCCTTGGTGACCGTGTAGTGAAAGGTGAAATCCTTGCTGACGGACCATCAATGGAAAAGGGTGAACTGGCACTCGGACGTAACGTCCTTGTCGGCTTCATGACTTGGAATGGTTATAACTACGAAGATGCGATCATCATGAGTGAGCGCCTTGTTAAGGATGATGTTTATACATCCATCCATATAGAAGAATATGAATCAGAGTCCCGTGATACGAAGCTTGGACCTGAAGAAATCACGCGCGATATTCCGAACGTCGGGGAAGATGCATTGAGAAACCTTGACGAACGCGGAATCATCCGTGTCGGTGCTGAAGTGAAAGATGGAGATCTTCTAGTAGGTAAGGTAACGCCTAAAGGGGTTACTGAATTGACTGCTGAAGAACGCCTCCTTCATGCGATCTTCGGTGAAAAAGCAAGGGAAGTCCGTGATACTTCATTGCGTGTTCCACATGGCGGCGGCGGAATTGTCCTAGACGTCAAAGTGTTCAACCGTGAAGATGGCGACGAGCTTCCTCCTGGCGTTAACCAGCTTGTCCGTGCTTACATCGTTCAGAAGCGTAAGATTTCTGAAGGTGACAAAATGGCTGGACGCCACGGTAACAAAGGGGTTATCTCTAAAATCCTTCCGGAAGAAGATATGCCTTTCTTGCCGGACGGAACACCAGTCGATATCATGCTTAACCCACTAGGGGTACCATCACGTATGAACATCGGTCAGGTTCTTGAGCTTCACCTTGGTATGGCAGCACGCTACCTTGGAATCCATGTTGCTTCACCGGTTTTCGATGGCGCTCGTGAGGAAGACGTATGGTCAACGATTCAGGAAGCGGGTATGGCCCGAGATGCGAAAACAGTCCTATATGATGGACGTACAGGTGAACCATTCGATAACCGTGTATCTGTCGGTGTCATGTACATGATCAAGCTTGCTCACATGGTAGACGATAAGCTTCACGCTCGTTCTACTGGACCATACTCACTTGTTACGCAGCAGCCACTCGGCGGTAAAGCCCAGTTTGGCGGACAGCGTTTCGGGGAGATGGAGGTTTGGGCGCTTGAAGCATACGGCGCTGCTTACACATTGCAGGAAATTTTAACTGTCAAGTCCGATGATGTTGTTGGACGTGTCAAAACATATGAAGCAATTGTAAAAGGTGAAAACGTACCAGAACCAGGCGTTCCTGAATCATTCAAAGTATTGATGAAAGAACTGCAAAGTCTTGGTATGGACGTCAAGATCCTATCAGGCGATGAAAAAGAGATCGAAATGCGCGATTTTGATGATGAAGAAGAATTGCAGCACGCAGAAACACTGACAATTGCTCCTGAAACAGAAGAAATGGATTCTGAAAAAGTAGGAATGAAAGAATAG
- the rpmG gene encoding 50S ribosomal protein L33, which translates to MNNKVTLACKECGSRNYSTTSNKQTQTERLELKKYCSNCGAHTVHKETK; encoded by the coding sequence ATGAACAATAAAGTGACTCTTGCTTGTAAGGAATGCGGTTCCCGCAATTATTCCACAACGAGCAACAAGCAAACCCAAACAGAACGGCTGGAGCTGAAAAAGTACTGCAGCAACTGCGGTGCCCATACAGTTCATAAGGAAACGAAATAA
- the rplK gene encoding 50S ribosomal protein L11 → MAKKVIKMVKLQIPAGKANPAPPVGPALGQAGVNIMGFCKEFNARTADQAGLIIPVEITVFEDRSFTFITKTPPAAVLLKVAAGIQSGSGEPNRNKVATVKRDKVREIAEQKMPDLNAASVEAAMRMVEGTARSMGITIED, encoded by the coding sequence GTGGCTAAAAAAGTAATTAAGATGGTTAAATTGCAAATCCCTGCTGGTAAAGCCAATCCGGCACCACCAGTTGGACCTGCACTAGGTCAAGCCGGTGTTAACATCATGGGATTCTGTAAGGAATTTAACGCTCGTACAGCTGATCAAGCTGGACTAATCATTCCTGTTGAAATTACGGTTTTTGAAGACCGTTCATTTACATTTATTACGAAAACTCCTCCTGCTGCAGTTCTTTTGAAGGTAGCAGCTGGAATTCAGTCTGGTTCTGGTGAACCAAACCGTAATAAAGTAGCAACAGTTAAGCGTGATAAAGTACGTGAAATTGCTGAACAGAAAATGCCTGACCTTAACGCAGCTAGCGTTGAAGCAGCAATGCGCATGGTTGAAGGTACTGCTCGCAGCATGGGTATCACGATCGAAGACTAA
- the sigH gene encoding RNA polymerase sporulation sigma factor SigH: protein MSADIGNRLNDAYLLLEDEEIVEAVHRGESDALDFLIHKYRNFVRAKARSYFLIGADKEDIVQEGMIGLYKAIRDFREDKLTSFKAFAELCITRQIITAIKTATRQKHIPLNSYVSLDKPIYDEESDRTLMDVLSGAKVMDPEELFINQEEFDQIEVKMSELLSDLERKVLALYLDGQSYQEISEELNRHVKSIDNALQRVKRKLERYLELRELSV, encoded by the coding sequence ATGAGTGCTGACATCGGGAATCGTTTAAATGACGCTTATTTGTTGCTGGAAGATGAAGAAATTGTAGAAGCAGTGCACAGAGGAGAAAGTGATGCACTTGATTTTCTGATTCACAAATACAGGAATTTTGTTCGGGCGAAAGCACGGTCATATTTCCTGATTGGGGCAGATAAAGAGGACATCGTGCAAGAAGGAATGATCGGGTTATATAAAGCAATCCGTGACTTCCGGGAGGACAAGCTGACATCATTCAAAGCATTTGCAGAACTATGCATTACCCGTCAGATCATTACGGCCATCAAGACGGCCACAAGGCAAAAACATATCCCGCTTAACTCCTATGTTTCCCTGGACAAGCCAATTTATGATGAGGAATCGGACAGGACGCTGATGGATGTTTTATCCGGAGCCAAAGTGATGGACCCCGAAGAGTTATTTATTAATCAGGAAGAGTTTGACCAGATAGAAGTGAAAATGTCGGAGCTGCTGAGTGACCTTGAACGAAAAGTGCTCGCATTATATTTGGACGGACAATCCTACCAGGAAATTTCTGAAGAGTTGAATCGCCATGTCAAGTCAATCGACAATGCGCTTCAGCGTGTAAAGCGGAAGCTTGAGAGGTATCTTGAGCTGAGAGAGCTGTCAGTGTAA
- a CDS encoding class I SAM-dependent methyltransferase → MSEHYYSRKPSTESNPAKWHSELKGNSFRFKTDTGVFSKKEVDFGSRLLIDTFELNKVDGLILDVGCGYGPIGLSLAKAYPEAMVHMVDVNERAIMLAEENASENKVNNVRIYESDRLAGVEEKGFDAILTNPPIRAGKKIVHDIFEQSFLHLAEGGELWVVIQKKQGAPSAMEKMKELFGEVDIAAKSKGYFILKSVKC, encoded by the coding sequence TTGTCTGAACATTATTACTCCCGCAAACCCAGTACCGAAAGCAATCCTGCGAAATGGCATAGTGAATTGAAGGGGAATAGCTTCCGCTTTAAGACTGACACTGGAGTTTTTTCGAAAAAGGAAGTGGACTTTGGGTCGAGATTATTGATCGACACTTTCGAATTGAATAAAGTTGATGGATTGATTCTTGATGTAGGCTGCGGGTATGGACCGATTGGCCTTTCGTTAGCTAAGGCTTATCCAGAAGCGATGGTCCACATGGTGGATGTCAATGAAAGAGCGATTATGCTTGCTGAGGAAAATGCGTCCGAAAATAAAGTGAACAACGTGAGAATCTATGAAAGTGACCGGCTGGCAGGAGTGGAGGAAAAAGGATTCGATGCAATTCTTACGAACCCGCCGATCCGTGCCGGAAAAAAGATCGTGCATGATATTTTCGAGCAGAGTTTTCTGCATTTAGCTGAAGGCGGAGAGCTTTGGGTGGTCATCCAGAAGAAACAGGGTGCCCCATCCGCGATGGAGAAAATGAAAGAGTTGTTTGGTGAAGTAGACATTGCGGCAAAAAGTAAAGGATACTTTATTCTCAAATCTGTTAAATGTTGA
- the nusG gene encoding transcription termination/antitermination protein NusG, with the protein MEKNWYVVHTYSGYENKVKTNLEKRVETMGMQDKIFRVIVPEEEETDFKNGKKKVVKRKTFPGYVLVELVMTDDSWYVVRNTPGVTGFVGSAGAGSKPTALLPEEVTFILKRMGVEEKKVDINFELGETVQVSEGPFANFTGTIEEIDKDKAKLKVLVNMFGRDTPVELEFSQIEKL; encoded by the coding sequence ATGGAAAAGAATTGGTATGTAGTGCATACTTACTCAGGCTACGAGAACAAGGTTAAGACAAATCTTGAAAAGCGCGTTGAAACAATGGGCATGCAAGATAAGATTTTCCGGGTGATCGTACCTGAAGAAGAAGAAACAGATTTCAAAAATGGTAAAAAGAAAGTTGTTAAGAGAAAGACTTTCCCAGGCTATGTCCTGGTAGAACTGGTCATGACTGATGATTCTTGGTATGTTGTCCGCAACACTCCAGGCGTAACTGGATTCGTTGGATCTGCTGGTGCAGGATCAAAACCAACCGCGTTATTACCTGAAGAAGTAACGTTCATCCTCAAGCGCATGGGAGTTGAGGAGAAGAAGGTTGATATCAACTTCGAACTTGGTGAAACTGTCCAGGTAAGCGAAGGGCCATTTGCCAACTTCACAGGGACAATCGAAGAGATCGATAAGGACAAGGCAAAGCTTAAAGTTCTTGTCAATATGTTCGGCCGCGATACTCCGGTAGAACTCGAATTTTCACAGATTGAAAAATTATAA
- the rplL gene encoding 50S ribosomal protein L7/L12 — protein MTQEQIIEAVKNMTVLELNDLVKAIEEEFGVTAAAPVAMMGGAAGAAAEEQTEFDVVLASAGDQKIKVIKVVREITGLGLKEAKEVVDNAPKALKEGVSKEEAEEIKAKLEEVGANVEVK, from the coding sequence ATGACTCAAGAACAAATCATTGAAGCAGTTAAAAATATGACTGTTTTAGAACTTAACGATCTAGTAAAAGCAATCGAAGAAGAATTCGGCGTAACTGCTGCTGCACCAGTTGCTATGATGGGTGGAGCTGCTGGAGCTGCTGCTGAAGAACAAACTGAATTTGACGTAGTACTTGCATCTGCTGGCGACCAGAAGATCAAGGTTATCAAAGTTGTTCGTGAAATCACAGGTCTTGGTCTTAAAGAAGCGAAGGAAGTTGTTGACAACGCTCCTAAAGCTCTTAAAGAAGGCGTTTCTAAAGAAGAAGCTGAAGAAATCAAAGCTAAGCTTGAAGAAGTTGGAGCTAACGTCGAAGTTAAGTAA
- the rplJ gene encoding 50S ribosomal protein L10 — protein MSKIIEVKKQIVDEIAGKLKESKSTIVVDYRGLTVSEVTELRKELREAGVEFKVYKNSMTRRAAEAAELADLNTSLTGPNAIAFSTEDVVAPAKILNEFAKKHEALEIKAGVVEGNIVSVEEIKALADLPSREGLLSMLLSVLQAPIRNLALATKAVAEQKEEQGA, from the coding sequence ATGAGCAAAATCATCGAAGTGAAAAAGCAAATCGTTGACGAGATTGCTGGCAAACTAAAAGAAAGCAAATCAACAATCGTTGTTGATTACCGCGGACTTACAGTTTCTGAAGTAACTGAACTTCGTAAAGAGCTTCGTGAAGCTGGCGTAGAATTCAAAGTTTACAAGAACTCTATGACACGCCGTGCTGCTGAAGCTGCTGAACTTGCTGACTTAAACACATCTTTAACTGGTCCTAACGCAATCGCGTTCAGTACTGAAGATGTAGTAGCACCAGCGAAGATTCTTAACGAATTCGCTAAAAAGCACGAAGCGCTTGAAATCAAGGCGGGCGTAGTTGAAGGCAACATCGTTTCAGTGGAAGAAATCAAGGCACTTGCAGACCTACCGTCTCGCGAAGGTCTACTTTCTATGCTACTCAGCGTGCTTCAAGCTCCAATCCGCAATCTTGCTCTTGCTACAAAAGCTGTTGCAGAACAGAAAGAAGAGCAAGGCGCGTAA